A portion of the Edaphobacter lichenicola genome contains these proteins:
- a CDS encoding carboxypeptidase regulatory-like domain-containing protein, which produces MRCNSLNGVALFVMACVCEGIAQSPTSAQAKPEIKHNTNNVHYEITGVVVNSVGEGPVPHCHLSASPLTTRGRGASRQFPASANNFEADEQGHFTITLPSAGSWRLTASARGFVTQDYDEHQGFSSAVVLTAESPTIDLRFKLSPEAVITGVVLDEAGEAVRGAQIALHNVPPPSPGGPQPLGGTRAATQTDDRGRYELTNVAPGGYRLTVQARPWYAAALQQGAQIPGGTTPLEPSLDMAYPLTWFPGTGDAALAETIVLHAGDAREADFHLVPIPSIHLRIAPPSRSPTSVGDRLTPAFPMVQPVDSSRGGLSLTTHQDGQGQFDIGGLTPGLYQVRLAMPNQESHSTVVEVTANSARTLDLSVSSRDMARVTIHFDGLDTSSGSEEGRNGALRLNLIDTDTQRGSFSSQGDIGGFINPGRRAQRDPDADSVMEVPTGRYEVVLQGRPNVYLTGLSAKGSDASGRYVTLSAGESTLTVHVASGRASLSGIATLGGTPVIGAMVLLVPITIEEPDSIRFLRQDQTNTDGSFDIANVIPGQYILLAIDHGWNINWGDRSTLRRYLTQGVPVELKSSAIVKQNVDAQSP; this is translated from the coding sequence GTGAGATGCAACTCTTTGAACGGCGTAGCTCTTTTTGTAATGGCGTGTGTGTGCGAAGGAATAGCACAGTCGCCGACCTCTGCGCAAGCAAAGCCGGAGATCAAGCACAATACGAACAACGTGCACTATGAGATCACCGGAGTTGTGGTCAACAGCGTGGGAGAAGGGCCTGTTCCGCACTGCCACCTTTCGGCGAGTCCTCTCACGACGCGAGGGAGAGGGGCGAGCCGTCAGTTCCCTGCCTCGGCCAACAACTTCGAGGCAGATGAACAGGGCCACTTCACGATCACGCTTCCCTCAGCGGGCTCGTGGCGTTTGACGGCGAGCGCTCGAGGCTTCGTCACCCAGGATTACGACGAGCACCAAGGTTTTTCATCGGCAGTTGTGCTGACTGCCGAATCGCCGACGATCGATCTACGTTTCAAGTTGAGTCCTGAGGCAGTCATTACCGGCGTCGTTCTAGATGAGGCTGGCGAAGCTGTAAGGGGCGCGCAGATCGCGCTTCACAATGTGCCGCCACCGAGTCCCGGAGGTCCGCAGCCTCTTGGTGGGACGCGAGCTGCGACGCAGACCGATGACCGGGGCAGATACGAACTGACGAACGTGGCGCCTGGAGGCTATCGTCTGACAGTGCAGGCCCGCCCTTGGTACGCCGCCGCATTGCAACAGGGAGCTCAAATCCCTGGCGGTACCACCCCTCTGGAACCATCGCTTGATATGGCCTACCCTCTGACGTGGTTTCCAGGTACCGGCGATGCTGCTCTTGCGGAGACGATCGTGTTGCATGCCGGAGATGCGCGCGAGGCAGATTTTCATCTCGTTCCGATACCGTCAATTCACCTACGTATTGCGCCTCCGTCGAGATCGCCTACTTCTGTCGGGGATCGACTGACTCCGGCGTTTCCGATGGTGCAGCCTGTCGATTCGAGCAGGGGTGGGCTAAGCTTGACGACTCATCAGGACGGACAAGGGCAATTTGATATTGGAGGGTTGACGCCGGGACTCTACCAGGTGAGGCTCGCGATGCCGAACCAGGAAAGCCATTCCACGGTGGTAGAGGTGACGGCGAACTCTGCTCGAACGCTCGATTTAAGCGTTTCCTCTCGTGACATGGCTCGGGTCACGATTCACTTCGACGGCCTTGATACTAGTTCGGGATCTGAAGAAGGTCGCAATGGGGCTTTGCGGCTCAACTTGATCGATACCGACACGCAGCGAGGAAGTTTTTCGTCCCAAGGTGATATTGGGGGCTTCATCAATCCTGGGCGACGCGCGCAGAGAGATCCAGATGCGGACAGTGTGATGGAGGTGCCTACGGGGCGTTACGAAGTTGTCTTGCAGGGGCGGCCAAATGTTTATCTCACCGGGCTTAGCGCGAAAGGATCCGACGCATCGGGAAGATATGTGACCCTCTCGGCGGGTGAGTCAACGTTGACAGTTCATGTTGCCAGTGGCCGCGCCAGCCTGAGTGGGATCGCGACGCTTGGGGGAACGCCAGTGATTGGCGCCATGGTTTTGCTTGTTCCGATCACAATCGAAGAACCTGACTCAATCAGGTTTTTGCGCCAGGATCAGACCAATACAGATGGGAGCTTTGATATTGCAAATGTAATTCCAGGCCAATACATTTTGCTAGCCATCGATCATGGATGGAATATCAACTGGGGCGACCGTTCGACGTTGCGACGATATCTCACTCAGGGAGTGCCCGTGGAGCTTAAGTCGTCGGCGATCGTGAAGCAGAACGTCGATGCACAGTCCCCCTGA
- a CDS encoding TetR/AcrR family transcriptional regulator C-terminal domain-containing protein: protein MKVNREMVAQAGLKLLNEVGLEQLTLRRLGTELKVQAAAIYWHFKSKEALLDEMATMVLAEGAPHLVPARRGSDWKIWAAAFGHGLRKTLLAYRDGARMVSGTELTNTEYMKTVESIGSRLLEAGFSLRQTVVLLSTIYSYTLSFVMEEQAVYPRPKERSPRYDIARRKARLDADELPLLRQSGSILFDRFDRRYKEGLELILQGAAAQKISGK, encoded by the coding sequence ATGAAAGTTAATCGGGAGATGGTGGCTCAGGCGGGACTCAAGCTGCTGAACGAAGTCGGCCTCGAGCAGCTGACGCTTCGTCGTCTCGGTACCGAGTTGAAGGTCCAGGCCGCCGCAATCTATTGGCACTTCAAAAGCAAAGAAGCGCTCCTCGACGAGATGGCGACGATGGTTCTTGCCGAGGGAGCACCTCATCTCGTACCAGCCCGGCGAGGCTCCGATTGGAAGATTTGGGCCGCTGCATTCGGACATGGCCTCAGAAAAACATTGCTCGCGTATCGTGACGGCGCTCGCATGGTCTCCGGAACCGAACTCACCAATACGGAATACATGAAAACCGTTGAGTCGATCGGGTCGAGACTCCTCGAAGCTGGCTTCTCACTCCGTCAGACCGTCGTTCTGCTCAGCACGATCTACAGCTACACCTTGAGCTTCGTGATGGAAGAGCAAGCCGTCTATCCGCGTCCAAAAGAACGTTCTCCGCGATACGACATTGCGAGGCGAAAGGCACGTCTCGACGCTGACGAACTCCCTCTTCTGCGCCAAAGCGGATCGATTCTCTTCGACCGGTTCGACCGCCGCTACAAAGAGGGTTTGGAGCTGATACTACAAGGCGCCGCTGCGCAAAAAATATCAGGCAAATAA
- the ispG gene encoding flavodoxin-dependent (E)-4-hydroxy-3-methylbut-2-enyl-diphosphate synthase yields MPEIQRRRAVTVNIGGVRVGSDSPVVVQSMTNTDTADVESSVQQIAALARAGSEMVRVTVNNDEAAKAVPAIVELLSKKGWSTPIIGDFHYNGHLLLKKYPETAKALAKYRINPGNVSIGRKDDDNFRTMVEVAVEHQKPVRIGVNWGSLDQALLTKMMDENSKSASPLPARDVMMEAMVVSALDNAAAAERYGLRRDQIILSAKVSGVRDLIDVYTELAKRCDYALHLGLTEAGMGMKGIVASAAGLAPLLLSGIGDTIRVSLTPTPGGDRSEEVRCGQQILQSLGIRSFMPQVTSCPGCGRTTSTYFQELAERIQGYLVASMPEWKKQYPGVEELKLAVMGCIVNGPGESKHANIGISLPGTFEEPKAPVYVDGKLFTTLKGDRIVEEFQVILDEYVEKRYGRVLIEV; encoded by the coding sequence ATGCCTGAGATACAGCGACGACGTGCGGTAACGGTAAATATTGGCGGGGTTCGGGTTGGGTCGGATTCGCCGGTTGTCGTGCAGTCGATGACGAATACGGACACTGCGGATGTTGAGAGCTCAGTGCAACAGATTGCAGCGTTGGCTCGTGCCGGTTCTGAGATGGTTCGAGTCACCGTCAACAACGATGAGGCGGCTAAGGCTGTTCCAGCAATTGTCGAGCTACTGTCGAAGAAGGGCTGGTCGACCCCGATCATTGGTGACTTTCACTACAACGGGCACCTGCTGCTGAAGAAATACCCTGAGACTGCGAAGGCACTCGCGAAGTACAGAATCAATCCGGGCAACGTCTCGATCGGGCGGAAGGATGATGACAACTTCCGAACGATGGTTGAGGTCGCAGTAGAGCACCAGAAGCCGGTAAGGATCGGTGTGAACTGGGGTTCGCTCGATCAAGCGCTGCTGACCAAGATGATGGATGAAAATTCGAAGAGTGCCAGTCCCCTTCCCGCTCGTGACGTGATGATGGAAGCGATGGTGGTGTCGGCACTGGATAATGCTGCGGCCGCGGAACGTTATGGACTGCGGCGGGATCAGATTATCTTGTCAGCGAAGGTCTCGGGCGTTCGCGATTTGATTGATGTTTATACCGAGTTGGCAAAGCGTTGCGATTATGCGTTGCATCTTGGGCTGACCGAGGCCGGGATGGGGATGAAGGGCATCGTGGCTTCGGCTGCGGGGCTGGCTCCTTTGCTGCTTTCGGGGATCGGAGATACGATCCGGGTTAGTTTGACTCCGACGCCGGGTGGGGATCGGTCGGAGGAGGTTCGTTGCGGACAGCAGATTCTGCAGTCGCTTGGGATTCGGAGCTTTATGCCGCAGGTTACTAGCTGCCCAGGGTGCGGACGTACGACCTCGACCTACTTCCAGGAGTTGGCGGAGCGAATTCAGGGTTATCTCGTCGCCTCAATGCCGGAGTGGAAGAAACAGTATCCCGGGGTTGAGGAGTTGAAGCTGGCCGTCATGGGTTGCATCGTGAATGGCCCGGGCGAGTCGAAGCATGCCAACATCGGAATCTCGCTTCCGGGTACGTTTGAGGAGCCCAAGGCACCGGTTTATGTCGATGGCAAGCTGTTTACCACGCTGAAGGGTGATCGGATCGTCGAAGAGTTTCAGGTCATCCTCGACGAGTACGTCGAGAAGCGGTATGGCCGCGTGCTGATCGAGGTTTAG
- a CDS encoding PEP-CTERM sorting domain-containing protein: protein MRSALLSFFATATIVAASTLSAHADTVDQFTFTFNGMPLVVFSLPQLLSPTSTTADGSIIFNAPVVFSGEATTDPVETFYSNQGMGGLEVVFMANNTEYGAIANGPQLFAGADNAPTFSPGTVNLEDGSFAVFGTSYPTTDNSITISQTTSPVPEPSDVMLFGTGFLGLAGLAYRRFLRA from the coding sequence ATGCGCTCTGCACTCCTTTCCTTCTTTGCGACTGCTACGATTGTCGCTGCCTCCACTCTTTCCGCACACGCCGACACCGTCGATCAATTTACCTTTACCTTCAACGGGATGCCTCTCGTAGTTTTTTCGCTTCCTCAGCTTTTGTCTCCTACCAGCACGACTGCAGACGGAAGCATCATCTTCAATGCTCCGGTTGTTTTCAGTGGCGAAGCAACGACCGATCCGGTCGAGACGTTTTACTCGAACCAGGGTATGGGGGGGCTAGAGGTGGTGTTTATGGCGAACAACACCGAATACGGTGCCATCGCTAATGGCCCTCAGCTATTCGCTGGTGCAGATAACGCCCCAACCTTTTCTCCTGGCACAGTGAATCTGGAGGATGGCTCATTTGCGGTTTTCGGCACGTCGTATCCCACAACCGACAATTCGATCACTATCAGCCAGACAACTTCTCCGGTTCCAGAACCTTCCGACGTTATGTTGTTCGGAACGGGATTTCTCGGCTTGGCAGGGCTGGCATACCGCAGGTTTCTGAGAGCATAG
- a CDS encoding glycosyltransferase produces the protein MTHSIHTVLQLSAWFIALLWFWKAITAAFGLRRVPNLTEPKYDLHPPGNPSLTVTVPARNEAEKVAACLQSLLDQQYPNLRIIAVNDRSTDSTGAIMDALALQHPNKLTVLHITELPTGWLGKTHAMALAAKHAISLHHPDYLLFTDADILFHPDAIRLALAQAVVTQADHFVLLPTAIIKSWGEGMLISYLQIMGLWAVRTWRVADPKALRDAVGVGAFNLLRTPVYQQLGGFEALRMEIVEDLALGSHVKQQGLRQRIATGPGLVRVHWHSGIAGIINGMMKNLFAICRYNPAIVLLSCLWITAFCIAPAIFLTLSQTRIPAILAVATIVFLYVLSSRQSRVSPIYAVLFPVSAALIAYSILRSTITTLKQGGVTWRGTFYPLADLRKKPTTSH, from the coding sequence GTGACCCACAGCATCCACACCGTCCTCCAATTGTCCGCCTGGTTTATCGCTCTCCTCTGGTTTTGGAAGGCCATCACCGCCGCGTTCGGATTACGTCGCGTTCCAAATCTCACCGAGCCGAAGTATGACCTCCACCCCCCAGGAAATCCCTCCCTGACCGTTACAGTCCCTGCACGAAACGAAGCTGAAAAAGTAGCGGCGTGCCTCCAGTCTCTCCTCGATCAGCAGTACCCCAATCTCCGCATCATCGCCGTCAATGACCGCTCCACCGACTCTACCGGCGCTATCATGGATGCCCTCGCCCTTCAGCATCCCAACAAGCTCACCGTCCTTCACATCACCGAACTCCCCACCGGCTGGCTCGGAAAAACTCACGCCATGGCCCTCGCCGCCAAGCACGCCATCTCCCTTCATCACCCCGACTATCTCCTCTTCACCGACGCCGACATTCTCTTCCACCCCGACGCCATCCGTCTCGCCCTCGCCCAGGCCGTCGTCACGCAGGCCGACCACTTCGTCCTCCTCCCCACCGCCATCATCAAAAGCTGGGGCGAAGGCATGCTCATCAGCTACCTTCAGATCATGGGTCTCTGGGCTGTCCGTACCTGGCGTGTCGCCGACCCGAAAGCCCTCCGCGACGCCGTAGGAGTTGGAGCCTTCAATCTCCTCCGCACTCCCGTCTATCAGCAACTAGGAGGCTTCGAAGCTCTTCGCATGGAGATCGTCGAAGACCTGGCCCTTGGCAGCCACGTCAAACAACAAGGTCTCCGTCAGCGCATCGCGACCGGCCCCGGTCTGGTCCGCGTTCACTGGCACAGCGGCATCGCCGGAATCATTAACGGCATGATGAAAAATCTCTTCGCCATCTGTCGCTACAACCCCGCAATCGTCCTTCTCTCCTGCCTCTGGATCACCGCGTTCTGCATCGCTCCCGCAATCTTCCTGACCCTCTCCCAGACTCGCATCCCCGCGATCCTGGCCGTCGCCACGATCGTCTTTCTCTACGTCCTCTCAAGCCGCCAAAGCCGCGTCTCCCCCATCTACGCGGTGCTCTTTCCCGTCAGTGCCGCTCTCATCGCGTACTCTATCCTGCGTTCGACGATCACCACGCTGAAACAAGGCGGCGTCACCTGGCGAGGAACCTTCTACCCCCTCGCCGACCTCCGAAAGAAACCAACCACCTCCCACTAA
- a CDS encoding catalase family peroxidase, with the protein MVPSPASPKDFRLWPFVLIAAVVGIAAIGFAYTAGWLSPHRLTPEKLVAGLAPPGGPALGHRRNHAKGICFTGTFEANGEGSALSKAPVFVRGQYPIVGRFNLGTPNPNADDAMVRTRGLGILITTPDGQQWRSAMINAPIFPVSTPQAFYDLLTASASKEPDAMKNFIAANPEFLTFLPWAKSDQWTESYAEEPYNSLNSFLFVDESGTKHPVRWSLIPAAQPVSISPAELGKRGPDYLEQEITQRVAAGPQHWNLMVTVANPGDPTADPNKAWPADRRTINVGTMTVQQIEPERDGPCRDINYDPTVLPAGITTSDDPFPAARSAAYSRSYNSRTAEEADYPRTATGAKQ; encoded by the coding sequence ATGGTTCCGTCTCCCGCATCACCGAAAGACTTTCGACTTTGGCCGTTCGTATTGATTGCTGCGGTAGTAGGCATCGCCGCGATTGGTTTCGCATACACGGCTGGATGGCTTTCACCGCACCGGCTGACGCCAGAAAAGTTGGTAGCGGGGTTGGCCCCTCCGGGCGGACCGGCACTGGGACATCGGCGCAATCACGCCAAAGGTATCTGCTTTACCGGAACGTTTGAGGCGAACGGCGAAGGTTCGGCACTCTCCAAAGCGCCGGTTTTCGTTCGGGGCCAATATCCGATTGTGGGACGGTTCAACCTTGGCACTCCGAATCCGAATGCTGACGACGCAATGGTGCGTACGCGCGGCCTCGGCATCCTTATCACCACGCCGGACGGGCAGCAGTGGCGCAGTGCCATGATCAATGCGCCGATCTTTCCCGTTTCGACTCCGCAGGCCTTTTACGACCTCCTGACTGCCTCCGCGAGCAAGGAGCCCGATGCGATGAAGAACTTCATCGCCGCAAATCCAGAGTTCCTTACATTTCTCCCCTGGGCCAAGAGTGACCAATGGACCGAGAGCTATGCGGAGGAGCCTTACAACAGTCTCAACTCGTTTCTGTTCGTCGATGAGTCCGGCACCAAGCATCCAGTCCGCTGGTCGTTGATCCCAGCGGCACAACCTGTCTCTATTTCGCCAGCGGAGTTGGGCAAGCGCGGTCCCGATTATCTGGAGCAGGAGATTACGCAGCGTGTGGCCGCAGGCCCTCAGCACTGGAACCTCATGGTCACCGTTGCCAACCCCGGCGACCCAACTGCGGACCCCAATAAGGCGTGGCCTGCGGATCGTCGTACGATCAACGTTGGAACAATGACGGTGCAGCAGATTGAACCAGAGCGCGACGGCCCCTGCCGCGACATCAACTACGACCCGACGGTCCTGCCGGCCGGAATCACTACGTCGGATGACCCATTTCCCGCTGCACGCTCGGCAGCCTATTCCCGGTCGTACAACAGCCGTACAGCCGAAGAGGCAGACTACCCGCGTACCGCGACAGGAGCCAAGCAATGA
- a CDS encoding quinone oxidoreductase family protein → MKAAILTAVGKTPVYGDFAEPVARDGEEVITVSASALSQFSKSRSSGTHYSSDGVFPAVAGAEGVGRTADGRRVYFVLPEAPYGALAERSLVQSRRCIPVPDKLDDITAAAIANPGMSAWAGLVERAHLQAGETVLVNGATGTAGRLAVQLAKHLGAGKVIATGRNAEELEELKVLGADNVIPFTLGALAPFGAKQYEDALKEQFAGGIDVVIDYLWGESAKTVIVAIAKAVEDERPVRFVHVGGASREETIDLPGAALRSSAIVLMGSGVKSVPMSVLKDAIRKVFAVVETANLKIATKAVPLSEIATTWESAPGKPRVVFTVG, encoded by the coding sequence ATGAAAGCAGCGATTCTTACGGCCGTCGGCAAGACGCCCGTCTATGGAGACTTTGCCGAGCCGGTTGCTCGTGATGGAGAAGAGGTCATCACGGTGAGTGCTTCTGCGCTGAGCCAGTTCAGCAAGTCGCGTTCGTCGGGCACACACTACAGTTCGGACGGAGTCTTTCCCGCAGTTGCCGGAGCAGAGGGCGTTGGACGCACGGCCGATGGCAGGCGCGTTTACTTTGTTTTGCCGGAGGCTCCTTACGGGGCTTTGGCTGAGCGGTCTCTCGTTCAATCGAGGCGATGCATCCCGGTTCCAGACAAACTCGACGACATTACTGCGGCTGCGATCGCGAATCCTGGGATGTCGGCATGGGCTGGACTCGTCGAACGTGCCCATCTACAGGCTGGTGAGACTGTATTGGTGAATGGTGCTACGGGGACGGCGGGGAGGCTGGCGGTACAGCTTGCGAAGCATCTGGGTGCCGGCAAAGTGATTGCGACTGGCCGCAATGCCGAAGAGCTTGAGGAGCTAAAAGTGCTCGGAGCGGACAACGTGATTCCATTTACGCTGGGGGCCCTTGCTCCGTTTGGAGCGAAGCAGTATGAGGATGCGCTAAAGGAGCAGTTTGCCGGCGGTATCGATGTCGTCATCGACTATCTGTGGGGGGAGAGCGCGAAGACCGTCATCGTTGCGATAGCCAAGGCTGTGGAGGATGAGAGGCCGGTTCGGTTTGTCCATGTTGGGGGAGCGAGCCGCGAGGAGACGATCGACCTGCCAGGAGCGGCGTTGCGCTCGTCCGCGATTGTGTTGATGGGAAGCGGTGTGAAGAGTGTCCCTATGTCGGTACTGAAGGATGCGATCCGGAAGGTGTTCGCGGTTGTCGAGACGGCGAATCTCAAGATTGCGACAAAGGCTGTGCCGCTTTCAGAGATTGCGACCACCTGGGAGAGTGCACCGGGTAAACCGCGTGTGGTGTTTACGGTTGGATAG
- a CDS encoding carboxypeptidase-like regulatory domain-containing protein encodes MNAQTGGIASSGISGSTASTATSTIPSSVAGQVINASTGAPVSRALVRLNDRAVLTDHEGKFRFDQNTESSANVLVSKPGYYAGTDFSEAGNLFLSAAQLGSPLELRLYPEALLTGTLTAPDGSPLPHIALSALRNIYDDTGHRWITFGQAQTDSHGNFRIPVQAGDYRLETRYAPQDRTTGEAVLPATVPNESSSNTSQMIRIHSGEEQHFELRPAVSPTHTITAATQPPSGRGFTRISARSSNGSTLSVGPTMNGASGEMKIQLPQGTYTLTARMMSDPEAPEQAETTVTVPDHDISGVVLQFFPVPAIPVELVVDGASTSDSAPPNLQQMGLTLQSEQVDPDRGDSSVRLTSRRDQSYVFMAPPGSYRLAARNSGAWYVKSVSYGDSDLLQEELVVAPGAAGTPIRVVVSNEMGGLQGAVKLKDDPSACWIYLIPTNASVQSVYTTRSSVSGSYSFAHLPPGSYQVVAFEQRHSVDYRDPESITPFNAHVHSISINAGDKPTLNLDAVPAAEVVP; translated from the coding sequence TTGAATGCGCAGACCGGAGGCATCGCTTCAAGCGGTATTTCTGGGTCAACCGCTTCGACAGCGACCTCGACTATTCCAAGTTCTGTTGCGGGTCAGGTTATCAACGCCAGCACCGGCGCTCCGGTGTCGCGTGCCCTGGTCCGCCTCAATGATCGGGCAGTCCTGACTGATCACGAAGGTAAGTTTCGGTTTGATCAGAATACAGAGAGCAGCGCAAATGTCCTGGTCAGCAAGCCGGGATACTACGCTGGCACGGACTTTTCCGAAGCTGGCAATTTGTTTTTGAGCGCGGCTCAACTCGGGTCTCCGCTAGAACTTCGTCTTTACCCCGAGGCATTGCTGACTGGAACCCTAACGGCCCCGGACGGTAGTCCCCTGCCGCATATCGCTCTTAGCGCTCTGCGCAACATCTATGACGACACCGGTCATCGTTGGATTACGTTCGGACAGGCACAGACGGATTCGCATGGCAACTTTCGAATCCCTGTGCAGGCTGGGGACTACCGACTGGAGACCCGATATGCGCCTCAGGATCGGACAACAGGAGAAGCCGTTCTACCTGCTACAGTTCCAAACGAAAGCTCATCAAATACATCCCAAATGATTCGGATTCACAGTGGTGAGGAGCAACACTTTGAGCTTCGACCTGCTGTCAGCCCCACCCATACGATTACGGCAGCCACACAGCCTCCGTCTGGGCGTGGCTTTACCAGAATTTCGGCGCGTTCCAGCAACGGAAGTACGTTATCGGTCGGTCCAACGATGAATGGGGCGAGCGGAGAGATGAAGATACAACTGCCTCAGGGAACCTACACCCTGACTGCTCGCATGATGAGCGATCCGGAGGCTCCTGAGCAGGCTGAGACGACGGTGACGGTGCCGGATCATGATATCTCGGGAGTTGTGTTGCAGTTTTTTCCCGTTCCGGCGATTCCTGTGGAGCTTGTGGTCGACGGAGCGTCAACGTCCGATAGTGCACCTCCGAACCTACAGCAGATGGGACTCACTCTACAGAGCGAGCAGGTTGATCCGGATCGCGGCGACTCGAGCGTTCGGTTGACGAGTCGACGGGATCAGAGCTACGTGTTTATGGCGCCTCCCGGAAGCTATCGATTAGCTGCACGTAACAGCGGAGCTTGGTATGTCAAATCCGTCAGCTACGGCGACTCCGATCTTCTACAGGAAGAACTTGTTGTTGCGCCGGGAGCCGCAGGTACTCCGATTCGCGTTGTGGTGAGTAACGAGATGGGCGGCCTGCAGGGTGCGGTGAAGTTGAAGGATGATCCGAGTGCGTGTTGGATCTACTTGATTCCGACAAACGCCAGCGTTCAGTCGGTGTATACGACGCGCAGCAGCGTTTCAGGCAGTTATAGTTTTGCGCATCTGCCGCCCGGTAGTTACCAGGTGGTCGCTTTTGAGCAGCGCCACTCGGTGGATTACCGAGATCCAGAGAGTATTACTCCGTTTAACGCACACGTGCATTCCATCAGCATCAATGCTGGTGATAAACCGACTTTGAATCTGGATGCTGTTCCTGCCGCGGAGGTGGTTCCGTGA
- a CDS encoding cytochrome b encodes MTTTTRTRFAVPQRILHWLMAICILSMLFIGVGMVSTISAKYLTLVQIHKPLGIAILVLALIRLALRLYYGAPALPADLPAPMKLAAELSQYIFYALMIAMPLIGWGMLSAAEYPVVLFGSVHLPSILPVSPSLHTLLWHAHYYLAFAFFGLILMHVSAILFHKLVRNDGVFEAMAPVLTHDRSDKPAD; translated from the coding sequence ATGACGACAACAACGCGCACACGCTTTGCCGTTCCGCAGCGAATACTTCACTGGCTAATGGCAATCTGCATTCTGTCCATGTTGTTCATTGGGGTCGGTATGGTCTCGACCATCAGCGCCAAGTACCTGACACTGGTCCAGATTCATAAGCCGCTGGGGATAGCCATCCTGGTGCTGGCACTTATCCGTCTGGCACTGCGTCTCTACTACGGGGCGCCCGCCTTGCCCGCCGATCTGCCGGCGCCGATGAAGCTGGCCGCGGAGCTGTCGCAGTATATCTTTTACGCGCTGATGATCGCCATGCCGCTGATCGGCTGGGGTATGTTGTCCGCTGCGGAGTACCCGGTGGTGCTCTTCGGCAGTGTGCATCTGCCATCCATCCTGCCGGTGAGTCCAAGCCTGCATACGCTGCTGTGGCATGCACACTACTACCTGGCCTTTGCGTTTTTCGGACTCATCCTGATGCACGTCTCCGCAATTCTCTTTCATAAGCTCGTCAGAAATGACGGCGTGTTTGAAGCAATGGCGCCGGTTCTCACCCACGACCGGTCAGACAAACCCGCCGATTGA
- a CDS encoding VWA domain-containing protein codes for MTKRLLLFLWIISFPFYSIGSGSAQEDASRIRVSVVLVQLNVAVTDGKGNYISGLSPEDFSIVEDKIPEKTATFEEGNEPPRRLIDVAPGGGQTQAQNIAKASEPADTAASGDSAKLPALWSAGANVFILFDTSNYMYRGFVFAQDSIADFIRSLEGVSKVALYSYSRDLSRVSTLSSDRTQVLRGVRNTVAGDDAALYNSLLLTVKDAAQLTGKKAIVVFSNGPDNASLVPPEDVAELAQSTGTIIYMISTQQAESEPVSTAVFERMSKATGGKAYFSKSWRDEKQAFSSIRDDLAHLYTLSYYPQPNSNRGWRTITVKLVGKNLQKYHVRTRDGYRLLQQTQPSTDSVPPPGAESASQ; via the coding sequence ATGACAAAACGACTTCTTTTATTCCTCTGGATAATCTCATTTCCGTTCTATAGCATCGGCTCCGGATCCGCCCAGGAAGATGCGTCACGCATTCGGGTAAGCGTGGTCCTTGTGCAACTGAACGTCGCCGTTACCGACGGGAAGGGGAACTATATAAGCGGTCTGAGCCCTGAAGACTTCTCAATCGTTGAAGATAAAATTCCCGAAAAGACAGCCACCTTTGAAGAAGGTAACGAACCACCTCGCAGGTTGATCGATGTTGCTCCAGGAGGCGGTCAAACCCAGGCTCAGAACATCGCAAAGGCGTCGGAGCCGGCCGATACGGCAGCTTCAGGAGATTCAGCGAAACTTCCTGCCTTGTGGTCTGCCGGTGCCAACGTATTTATTCTCTTCGACACCAGCAACTACATGTACCGCGGGTTTGTATTCGCGCAGGATTCCATTGCCGATTTCATTCGCTCTCTCGAGGGTGTTAGCAAAGTGGCCCTCTATTCCTACAGCCGCGACCTGTCACGAGTCTCCACCCTCTCGTCCGATAGAACACAGGTCTTGCGTGGTGTCCGCAACACTGTCGCCGGTGATGATGCTGCGCTCTATAACTCGCTTCTGCTAACCGTAAAGGATGCTGCTCAGCTGACAGGAAAGAAGGCGATCGTTGTCTTCTCCAACGGCCCCGACAACGCTAGTTTGGTGCCCCCAGAAGACGTAGCGGAACTTGCCCAATCAACGGGAACAATCATCTACATGATCAGTACCCAACAGGCAGAATCAGAACCGGTCTCAACGGCCGTCTTTGAACGCATGAGTAAGGCGACTGGCGGCAAGGCTTATTTTTCTAAAAGCTGGAGGGATGAAAAACAGGCGTTCAGTTCCATTCGGGATGATCTGGCACACCTCTACACCCTCAGCTATTACCCCCAGCCAAACTCGAATCGGGGGTGGCGCACCATCACCGTCAAACTCGTCGGCAAGAACCTGCAGAAATACCATGTTCGGACCCGTGACGGATACCGTCTTCTTCAACAGACGCAGCCTTCCACAGACAGCGTGCCACCACCTGGAGCGGAATCAGCGTCGCAATGA